A stretch of DNA from Bacteroidota bacterium:
AGGGCGTTTTTCTATCATTCTAAAAATATGTTTTTACTGCAAATTCAAATTGTTCGATAAATATTTTCTTAAATGCTGTTATATTATTTTTTTCATAAAACAGCAACATTGCTTTTTTGTAATCAACACTATCAACTGTTCGAAATGAAACAGGGCAATATTTGTTGTTAATCAATATTGCATTGCTTACTATTCTGGCAGTTCTTTTATTTCCGTCAACAAATGGCTGTATGTATGAGATTAATATCAAAACTAAAAGAGCTTGTTCAAAGATGTTTGCTTTTTTATTAATCAGTTCGCAAATTCCTGATAAGGCTTCTTTTATTTGAAATTCATTATCTATGGGTTTGTAATTTGTCCCTGAAATTCCAATACGTCTTTTCCGAATATTTCTGTCAACAGCAAGTTCTTTTATTAAAATACTATGAATATCTTCAATCTTTGAGACAGTTAAAGGAAATAGATAATCCGGATTTTCAATAAGAAAATCAAGAGCATCTTTATGATTAAGCAACATTATTGCTTCTTCTTTCGTTTTTCCCGCTGCAGTTTCTTTTTCTTTTAATAATCGCTCTGTTTCTAAAAGCGAATATGTATTCCCTTCTATTTGTGATGATTTCCAACTTAAATCTATTGCGAGACGTTCTAATTCTTTGTTATATTCAAATTCACTTAATTCGGAAATATTTTGAATGTATTTTTCTTGTAATGTATTTATTTTTTCTATTTCTTTACTCGAAAATAAATTCACATTCGGTAGTATTTCAGTAATCAAAGAAAAATTGAAATTTTCCTTTATG
This window harbors:
- a CDS encoding Fic family protein, whose product is MNIDNLTLNFVKENPKCSSNDILQGISANKSIATIKRTISKLISEKLIISIGKGKATRYKLSPFYTLFEQIEIDKYYEKEIDERNIKENFNFSLITEILPNVNLFSSKEIEKINTLQEKYIQNISELSEFEYNKELERLAIDLSWKSSQIEGNTYSLLETERLLKEKETAAGKTKEEAIMLLNHKDALDFLIENPDYLFPLTVSKIEDIHSILIKELAVDRNIRKRRIGISGTNYKPIDNEFQIKEALSGICELINKKANIFEQALLVLILISYIQPFVDGNKRTARIVSNAILINNKYCPVSFRTVDSVDYKKAMLLFYEKNNITAFKKIFIEQFEFAVKTYF